Proteins from one Camelina sativa cultivar DH55 chromosome 8, Cs, whole genome shotgun sequence genomic window:
- the LOC104709455 gene encoding agamous-like MADS-box protein AGL93, whose amino-acid sequence MFKKASELSILCDIEVYVIYYDRDGKLIKTWPEDQSKVREMAERFSKLNDRERRKKSTDLSLFLNKKTLKDKKTSFDITDNKFSEKVLEMEASLESSLRVLQDKLLRLQNQTEPDQNPVVSSAGFFTTDPSLMSGVSKTEQDLSTPSLTQQHRQSKVSVFLYNHENGSFCQLPDSVSSFDPSMSTASLGAQGLFLRSNDSDLSIVFPPQMQTQTPPLVHFVQFAGWNQTPSSFADPMMFSSYN is encoded by the coding sequence ATGTTTAAGAAAGCCTCCGAGCTTTCCATCCTGTGCGATATCGAAGTCTATGTTATATACTACGACCGTGACGGAAAACTCATCAAGACATGGCCGGAAGATCAATCCAAGGTTCGAGAAATGGCGGAGAGATTCAGCAAACTAAACGATAGAGAGAGACGCAAGAAAAGCACAGacctttctctgtttctgaatAAGAAGACCCTCAAAGACAAAAAGACCTCTTTTGATATCACGGACAACAAATTCTCTGAGAAAGTCTTGGAGATGGAGGCTTCGTTAGAGAGTTCTCTACGGGTGTTACAAGATAAGCTTCTTCGGTTACAGAACCAGACAGAACCCGATCAGAACCCTGTGGTGTCTTCCGCCGGCTTCTTCACAACAGATCCATCATTGATGAGCGGTGtgtcaaaaacagagcaagacctATCGACGCCATCATTGACTCAACAACATCGTCAGAGCAAAGTTTCAGTCTTTCTTTATAACCATGAAAACGGTAGCTTCTGTCAACTCCCTGACTCTGTTTCTAGCTTTGACCCATCGATGAGTACTGCTTCACTTGGGGCACAAGGACTTTTTCTAAGAAGTAACGACTCTGATCTTTCCATAGTGTTTCCTCCTCAGATGCAGACACAAACCCCACCACTTGTCCACTTTGTTCAGTTTGCGGGGTGGAATCAAACTCCGTCCTCTTTTGCTGATCCAATGATGTTCTCTTCTTACAATTGA
- the LOC104709457 gene encoding LOW QUALITY PROTEIN: agamous-like MADS-box protein AGL53 (The sequence of the model RefSeq protein was modified relative to this genomic sequence to represent the inferred CDS: inserted 2 bases in 1 codon), with protein sequence MASSSMLTKDKTKNLLSVRNRRCFKKQPSLSSVSKKTTNLPLREQTMFKIASELSILCDIEVCLIYYGRDGELVKIWPEDQSKVRDMAERFSQLNYRETXKKSTNLSLFLNKKTLKDKKTSFDNKDHRFSEKVLEMEASLESALRLLQDKLLRLQNQTEPDQNPVVSSAGFFTTDPSLMSGVSKTEQDLSTPSLTQQHQSKVSVFLYNHDNGSFCQLPHSVSTFDPSIDDFV encoded by the exons atggcttcttcttcaatgttgacgaaggacaaaacaaagaatttgTTGTCGGTGAGAAACCGAAGATGTTTCAAGAAACAACCCTCGCTCTCTTCCGTTTCAAAGAAGACAACAAACCTTCCTTTGAGAGAACAGACCATGTTTAAGATAGCCTCCGAGCTTTCAATCCTATGCGATATCGAAGTCTGTCTTATATACTACGGCCGTGACGGAGAACTCGTCAAGATATGGCCGGAAGATCAATCCAAGGTTCGAGACATGGCGGAGAGATTCAGCCAACTAAACTATAGAGAGAC CAAGAAAAGCACAaacctttctctgtttctgaatAAGAAGACCCTCAAAGACAAGAAGACATCTTTTGATAACAAGGACCACAGATTTTCTGAGAAAGTCTTGGAGATGGAGGCTTCGTTAGAGAGTGCTCTACGGTTGTTACAAGATAAGCTTCTTCGGTTACAGAACCAGACAGAACCCGATCAGAACCCTGTGGTGTCTTCCGCCGGCTTCTTCACAACAGATCCATCATTGATGAGTGGTGtgtcaaaaacagagcaagacctATCGACGCCATCATTGACTCAACAACATCAGAGCAAAGTTTCAGTCTTTCTCTATAACCATGACAACGGTAGCTTCTGTCAACTCCCTCACTCTGTTTCTACCTTTGACCCATCGATCGATGACTTTGTCTAA
- the LOC104709456 gene encoding B3 domain-containing protein At5g26805-like encodes MIKTLFYTFLQTKHQEENADRTYPNYPLFPQEVEIRPITPFRWEILKTLTRHEILEEGILQLPHEQIQDLLMRYFSEHDILLANYLTYQLNLFVKDLDTNTIHFVSLWRHPHEKNFAMRESWIKEFVKRRELVAGMVVGMYWDFENHMFCFSVLGGSE; translated from the coding sequence ATGATCAAAACGTTGTTCTACACCTTCCTTCAAACAAAACACCAAGAAGAAAACGCTGATAGGACATATCCTAACTATCCATTGTTTCCTCAAGAAGTCGAGATTCGACCCATAACTCCTTTCCGTTGGGAAATCCTCAAAACCCTCACAAGACATGAAATATTGGAGGAAGGCATATTACAACTTCCACATGAGCAAATCCAAGATCTTTTGATGAGATACTTTTCAGAACATGACATATTGCTCGCAAATTATCTGACTTATCAGCTCAATTTATTTGTGAAAGATCTTGATACAAACACTATCCATTTTGTTTCATTGTGGAGACACCCACACGAAAAAAATTTCGCTATGCGTGAGTCTTGGATCAAAGAATTTGTTAAGAGGAGGGAGCTTGTGGCTGGCATGGTGGTTGGTATGTATTGGGATTTCGAGAATcacatgttttgtttctcaGTTTTAGGGGGAAGTGAGTGA
- the LOC104707009 gene encoding probable protein phosphatase 2C 73 has translation MGHFSSMFNGLARTFSIKRVKNNNGNSDAKEAADDMAKDAKKKELILKSSGYVNAQGSNNSASIFSKRGEKGVNQDCALVWEGFGCQEDMIFCGIFDGHGPWGHYVSKHVRNSMPSSLLCNWQNILAQATLDLEGSNKKLSRFDIWKQSYLKTCAKVDQELEHHRKIDAYYSGSTSLTIVRQGDVIYVANVGDSRAVLATVSDEESLVAVQLTLDFKPNLPQEKERILGCQGRVFCLEDEPGVHRVWQPDAKTPGLAMSRAFGDYCIKDYGLVSVPEVTQRHISTKDHFIILASDGIWDVISNQEAVEIVSSTAERPKAAKRLVEQAVRAWKKKRRGISMDDMSVVCLFLHSSSSSSLSQHATTFK, from the exons ATGGGGCATTTCTCTTCGATGTTCAATGGGTTAGCTCGAACATTTTCGATAAAGAGAGTGAAGAACAACAATGGAAACAGCGACGCAAAGGAAGCTGCTGATGATATGGCTAAAGACGCAAAGAAGAAAGAACTGATTCTGAAATCCTCTGGTTATGTTAATGCACAAGGTTCTAATAACTCCGCTTCTATTTTCTCCAAACGCGGCGAAAAAGGCGTTAACCAGGACTGTGCTCTCGTTTGGGAG GGATTTGGGTGCCAAGAAGACATGATCTTTTGCGGGATATTCGATGGACACGGTCCATGGGGTCACTATGTATCCAAACATGTAAGAAACTCAATGCCTTCATCGCTTCTCTGCAACTGGCAAAATATTCTTGCTCAGGCCACACTAGATCTCGAAGGCTCTAATAAAAAGCTCTCGAGATTCGACATATGGAAGCAGTCTTATCTCAAAACATGTGCAAAGGTTGATCAGGAGCTTGAACATCACCGCAAGATCGATGCTTACTACAGCGGCTCAACATCTCTAACAATTGTCAGACAG GGTGACGTTATTTATGTAGCGAATGTAGGCGATTCAAGAGCAGTACTAGCCACGGTTTCGGACGAGGAAAGCTTGGTTGCGGTTCAGCTCACCCTTGATTTCAAACCGAATCTACCAC aggagaAGGAGCGGATACTTGGATGCCAAGGGCGGGTTTTCTGTCTAGAAGATGAGCCTGGAGTACACCGGGTGTGGCAGCCGGACGCAAAAACACCGGGGCTCGCAATGTCGAGAGCATTCGGTGACTACTGTATCAAAGATTACGGATTGGTCTCAGTCCCTGAAGTCACTCAAAGGCATATCTCTACTAAAGACCACTTCATCATCTTGGCTAGTGATGGG ATATGGGATGTGATCTCTAACCAAGAGGCTGTAGAGATTGTTTCCTCCACGGCTGAGCGGCCAAAGGCGGCTAAGCGGTTAGTAGAGCAAGCAGTTCGGGCTTGGAAGAAAAAGAGACGAGGAATCTCCATGGACGATATGTCTGTGGTCTGTCTCTTCctccattcttcttcatcttcatctctatCACAACATGCCACGACTTTTAAGTAA